In Deinococcus puniceus, one genomic interval encodes:
- a CDS encoding lysophospholipid acyltransferase family protein, whose amino-acid sequence MVRRSIRRSVQGQLAGVWVRGNLPPFCPTGGLAGGAVLAPNHHSWWDGYVVLEVAAWAGADFRVLMTPHQLGRFPFLRRVGALAAAQVREAARFAHAGSWMVVFPEGAVRPSGPLQEVRAGAAWVARTAGVPLVPVALRVLMRGGQQPEAYLRFGSPVSEALLPQAIARELALLDAELADSDPEQPLAGYLRVCGRRVTPDDPVALPARMLTRITGDR is encoded by the coding sequence ATGGTCAGGCGCAGCATTCGGCGCAGCGTGCAGGGCCAGTTGGCGGGCGTGTGGGTGCGCGGCAACCTGCCCCCCTTCTGCCCCACAGGTGGCCTAGCAGGCGGCGCGGTGCTGGCTCCCAACCATCATTCGTGGTGGGACGGCTATGTCGTGCTTGAAGTGGCGGCGTGGGCTGGGGCAGACTTCCGTGTGCTGATGACACCGCATCAATTGGGCCGCTTTCCTTTTCTGCGTCGGGTGGGAGCCTTGGCCGCCGCACAGGTGCGCGAGGCGGCCCGTTTTGCCCACGCCGGAAGCTGGATGGTGGTCTTCCCCGAAGGCGCGGTTCGGCCCTCTGGCCCGCTGCAAGAAGTCCGGGCAGGCGCGGCGTGGGTGGCCCGTACCGCTGGCGTGCCGCTGGTTCCGGTGGCCCTGCGCGTGCTGATGCGCGGCGGTCAGCAGCCCGAAGCCTACTTGCGCTTCGGCTCCCCTGTTTCAGAGGCGTTGTTGCCCCAGGCCATCGCGCGGGAACTGGCCCTGCTGGACGCCGAACTGGCCGACTCCGACCCCGAACAACCGCTGGCCGGATACCTGCGTGTGTGCGGGCGGCGCGTAACCCCCGACGATCCGGTGGCCCTGCCTGCGCGGATGCTGACGCGGATCACGGGTGACCGATGA
- a CDS encoding GrpB family protein: MTLGLKRGTVALRPSSAEYPALFEEERARVRQSLGALALDIQHVGSTSIPGLAGKPILDLAVGVQTSEQMDACTLPLQAIGYTAFGDREGWGEYFFAKGSDTRRTHYVHLLAISHPKWADYLLFRDVLRRRPDLRDQYGQIKAALAQAHAGNRTQYTAQKGLFVQRVLAEFAC; the protein is encoded by the coding sequence ATGACGCTCGGACTCAAGCGCGGAACCGTCGCCCTTCGGCCCTCATCCGCCGAGTATCCCGCGCTGTTTGAGGAAGAACGCGCCAGAGTCCGGCAGTCGCTTGGTGCGTTGGCGTTAGACATTCAACATGTGGGCAGCACCAGCATTCCCGGCTTGGCAGGCAAACCGATTCTCGATCTCGCGGTGGGCGTCCAAACCTCAGAGCAGATGGACGCTTGCACCCTGCCTTTACAAGCTATCGGCTACACGGCTTTTGGAGACCGCGAAGGCTGGGGCGAGTATTTTTTTGCCAAAGGGAGCGACACTAGACGCACGCATTATGTTCACCTGCTGGCCATCAGCCACCCGAAATGGGCGGACTACCTGCTGTTTCGGGACGTGTTGCGGCGGCGGCCCGACTTGCGTGACCAATACGGCCAGATCAAAGCGGCGTTGGCACAGGCACACGCAGGCAACCGCACGCAGTACACCGCCCAGAAGGGACTCTTCGTGCAGCGCGTGCTTGCAGAGTTTGCCTGCTAG
- a CDS encoding glycosyltransferase translates to MGFIVSKLVVMAVNAVTFPRLRPRPLPAGGPRVSILIPARNEAHNLPRTLPGVLAQGAHEVLILDDHSTDGTGELACRLGARVIRGEDLPEGWFGKPWACDQLARAATGDILIFTDADVTWGPGALGAVVHQLEASGADLLSALPRQDNQTPGERLLTPLVDLVVLSYLPYPVLKLPFPAASAANGQLMAFRRDTFERAGGYRLVRNEVLEDTLLASRLKAQGGRLAMALGGDCIGVRMYSSYPESVRGFGKNSLPLHLNSRALMTVALAGHLAVYTLPWLLPSSSSGGAALRLLRFAGLLERPLTNLITGRRKPADLAEGLLGPLTPLLALPVYLRAMRRRVTWKGRAYKQ, encoded by the coding sequence ATGGGATTCATCGTCAGCAAACTGGTGGTGATGGCGGTCAATGCCGTCACGTTTCCCCGGTTGCGGCCCCGGCCCCTGCCTGCGGGCGGCCCCCGCGTGTCTATTCTGATTCCGGCCCGCAACGAGGCCCACAACCTGCCGCGCACGCTGCCCGGTGTGCTGGCGCAGGGCGCACACGAAGTCTTGATTCTGGACGATCACAGCACCGACGGCACGGGCGAGCTGGCCTGCCGACTGGGGGCGCGGGTCATTCGGGGAGAAGACTTGCCCGAAGGCTGGTTCGGCAAGCCTTGGGCCTGCGACCAACTGGCGCGCGCTGCTACGGGCGACATCCTGATTTTCACCGATGCCGACGTGACGTGGGGGCCGGGGGCGCTCGGCGCGGTGGTGCATCAGTTGGAAGCGAGTGGGGCAGACCTGCTGAGCGCCCTGCCCAGGCAGGACAACCAGACCCCCGGCGAGCGCCTGCTGACGCCGTTGGTCGACCTCGTGGTGCTGTCGTATCTGCCTTACCCGGTGCTCAAGTTGCCTTTTCCGGCGGCGAGTGCAGCCAACGGGCAACTGATGGCCTTTCGCCGGGACACCTTCGAGCGTGCGGGCGGCTACCGCTTGGTCAGGAACGAGGTGCTGGAAGACACCCTGCTGGCCTCCCGCCTGAAAGCGCAGGGCGGACGCTTGGCGATGGCGCTGGGCGGCGACTGCATCGGCGTGCGGATGTATTCCTCATACCCGGAATCGGTGCGCGGCTTCGGCAAGAATTCGCTGCCCCTGCACCTCAATTCCCGCGCCCTGATGACGGTGGCCCTCGCCGGACATTTGGCGGTGTACACGCTGCCTTGGCTCTTGCCATCAAGTTCGTCTGGAGGGGCTGCCCTACGCCTGCTCCGGTTTGCTGGACTGCTGGAACGTCCACTGACCAACCTGATCACAGGCCGCCGCAAGCCCGCTGACTTGGCCGAAGGGCTGCTGGGGCCGCTCACCCCGCTGCTGGCCCTGCCCGTGTATCTTCGCGCTATGCGGCGGCGGGTGACTTGGAAGGGGCGGGCGTACAAGCAATGA
- the bshB1 gene encoding bacillithiol biosynthesis deacetylase BshB1 produces MTVLPTHPPFETVYGAVQSLDWLCLAPHPDDAEIGAGGTLIRLARAGRAVGVLELSRGESGTQGTPEERAAECVAAAEIMGLAWRGQLGLPDGSLADTPAGAQALAATLRAVRPRVLVVPHHADRHPDHFGTYSLAKRAVHLAALKKADVAGDPHRVSRVLLYQGNADIRANLLVDVGAVMADWEAAIRAHTSQFSGAYISETVTPEIIERRKGRLTYWGTLLRVRYAEAFETEEPLLVDPERL; encoded by the coding sequence ATGACTGTTCTGCCCACCCACCCACCGTTTGAAACCGTGTACGGCGCGGTGCAGTCCCTCGATTGGCTGTGCCTTGCCCCTCACCCCGACGACGCCGAGATTGGCGCGGGCGGCACGCTGATTCGGCTGGCGCGGGCGGGGCGAGCGGTGGGCGTGCTGGAACTGTCGCGGGGCGAGAGCGGCACGCAGGGCACGCCGGAAGAACGGGCGGCGGAATGCGTGGCTGCCGCCGAAATCATGGGACTGGCTTGGCGCGGGCAACTGGGCCTGCCCGATGGAAGCCTCGCCGATACCCCCGCCGGAGCGCAGGCGTTGGCCGCCACGTTGCGGGCGGTGCGGCCCCGCGTGCTGGTGGTACCTCACCACGCTGACCGCCACCCCGACCACTTCGGCACCTATTCACTCGCCAAACGCGCCGTGCATCTGGCCGCACTGAAAAAAGCCGATGTGGCGGGCGACCCCCACCGCGTTTCCCGTGTGCTGCTGTATCAGGGCAACGCCGATATTCGGGCCAATCTGCTGGTAGACGTAGGCGCAGTCATGGCCGACTGGGAAGCCGCCATCCGCGCCCATACCAGCCAATTTAGCGGGGCGTACATCTCGGAAACGGTGACGCCCGAAATCATAGAGCGCCGGAAGGGACGCCTAACGTACTGGGGAACGCTCTTGCGGGTGCGCTACGCCGAGGCGTTTGAGACGGAAGAGCCGCTGTTGGTCGACCCGGAGAGGCTGTAA
- a CDS encoding cytochrome P450, with translation MRTDLSALPEPPTRPGNGHLQDWALHPLALIEEGANRARVGGLFRLRLGLPAVVGFSPAWNRALLTDLHTFRSAGSFSKVVPYLAGGVILTDAPAHAPRRGMVNPGFGKRHMETLRERVRAALPPIPVGEWDALAWADTAALKMLNAAYFSGEFDPQLLHAFLAPLRHPFPIPALPRPLLFARVDAELRRLAHQRLTAGGGDDLLALLAALPGGLEETRVSLAAGHDTTTHALAWAAWHLAHSPEWHAPAHHPAVLKEVLRLYPPGWMGSRRLSRDLRWTTADGQSVRLPRGTLALYSPYLSGRDAALWPESGEFRPQRWQAAPPAWAYLPFGGGERICLGMHLAHLMILEALATLPALEPMRGNATPRPGVTLGPAGPLVVRERLKHRPA, from the coding sequence ATGAGGACTGACCTCTCGGCGTTGCCCGAACCGCCCACCCGCCCCGGCAACGGCCACTTGCAAGACTGGGCGCTGCACCCGCTGGCCCTGATCGAAGAAGGCGCGAACCGGGCCAGAGTGGGCGGCCTGTTCCGGCTTCGGCTGGGGCTGCCTGCGGTAGTGGGATTCAGTCCGGCGTGGAACCGGGCGCTCCTGACCGACCTGCACACCTTTCGCAGCGCCGGAAGCTTTTCCAAAGTGGTGCCTTATCTGGCAGGCGGCGTAATCCTCACCGACGCGCCCGCCCACGCCCCCCGACGCGGCATGGTGAATCCGGGCTTTGGCAAACGCCATATGGAAACCTTGAGGGAGCGCGTGCGGGCCGCATTACCCCCAATCCCTGTCGGCGAATGGGACGCCCTCGCTTGGGCCGATACCGCCGCCCTGAAGATGCTCAACGCGGCGTACTTCAGCGGCGAGTTCGATCCCCAGTTGTTGCACGCCTTTCTGGCTCCGCTGCGCCACCCTTTTCCTATTCCGGCTCTACCGCGCCCACTGCTGTTTGCGCGTGTAGACGCAGAATTGCGGCGGCTGGCCCATCAGCGCCTGACGGCTGGCGGCGGAGATGATCTGCTGGCGCTGCTGGCCGCTCTTCCCGGTGGGCTGGAGGAAACGCGGGTCAGCCTCGCGGCAGGCCACGACACCACCACGCACGCGCTGGCTTGGGCGGCGTGGCACCTCGCCCACAGCCCCGAATGGCACGCGCCCGCCCATCACCCCGCCGTGCTGAAGGAAGTCTTGCGCCTGTATCCCCCCGGCTGGATGGGCAGCCGCCGCCTGTCGCGCGATCTGCGGTGGACAACCGCCGACGGGCAAAGCGTGCGCCTGCCACGCGGCACGCTGGCGCTGTATAGCCCCTACCTGAGTGGCCGGGACGCGGCGCTGTGGCCCGAATCAGGTGAATTTCGGCCCCAGCGGTGGCAGGCCGCGCCGCCTGCGTGGGCCTATCTCCCTTTTGGCGGCGGCGAGCGCATCTGCCTCGGCATGCACCTTGCCCACCTGATGATCTTGGAAGCGTTGGCGACGCTGCCCGCGCTGGAGCCTATGCGCGGTAATGCCACCCCACGCCCCGGCGTGACGTTGGGGCCAGCAGGCCCGCTGGTAGTGCGGGAGCGGCTGAAGCATCGGCCTGCATAG
- a CDS encoding 3' terminal RNA ribose 2'-O-methyltransferase Hen1 — translation MLLTLTLTQPAVSDAAQTDAAQADPLQPASDLGFLLHKHPERVQTQTLSFGTASVFYPQVSAQRTTAALLLEVDPVGLSRTARPGADQQGGAPLEPYMNDRPYASGSFLAVALRDAFGTAFTGRSKDRQALADRALAFSVHLPCVTARGSEDLPQRLFGPLGYAVQATPIPLDPLYPEWGERPYVDLRLSGQVRLRDLLAHLYVLLPVLDGGKRHYFLNEAEVDKLARHGAGWLDTHPERDLITRRYLRFAALVRQAEEGYSESQTAELTEPTQSAAPRPRLHDERLQWVAEQVAASGASSVLDLGCGEGKLLRLLLEKAQFRHLLGMDVSARALDIAARRLNLRERPELAARVTLLHGSLSYPDSRLKGFDAATLVEVIEHLEPHQIGPLTRHVFGDARPSTVIVTTPNREYNAVFEDGGEGMRHADHRFEWTRAEFEAWAAAAAGAHGYTLTLHGLGDTHPDYGPLTQAAVFVRQNG, via the coding sequence GTGCTGCTGACCCTGACGCTGACCCAACCCGCTGTATCTGACGCTGCCCAAACCGACGCTGCCCAAGCCGACCCCCTCCAGCCTGCTTCCGACCTCGGATTCCTGCTGCACAAGCACCCGGAGCGCGTGCAGACGCAAACGCTGTCGTTTGGCACCGCGTCGGTGTTCTATCCGCAAGTGTCGGCCCAGCGCACCACGGCAGCCCTGCTGCTGGAAGTCGACCCGGTGGGCCTGTCGCGCACGGCCCGCCCCGGTGCCGACCAACAAGGCGGTGCCCCACTCGAACCGTATATGAATGACCGCCCCTATGCGTCGGGCAGCTTTCTGGCGGTGGCCCTGCGCGATGCGTTCGGCACGGCGTTTACAGGCCGCAGCAAGGATCGGCAAGCGCTGGCGGATCGGGCGCTGGCCTTCTCGGTGCATCTGCCCTGCGTGACCGCACGCGGGTCGGAAGACTTACCCCAGCGCCTGTTTGGGCCGCTGGGCTACGCGGTGCAGGCCACGCCCATTCCCCTCGACCCCCTTTATCCCGAATGGGGCGAGCGGCCTTACGTGGACTTGAGGCTGTCGGGGCAGGTGCGGCTGCGTGATCTGCTGGCCCACCTATACGTGCTGCTTCCCGTGCTGGACGGTGGCAAACGGCACTACTTCCTGAACGAAGCCGAAGTCGACAAACTGGCCCGGCACGGCGCGGGCTGGCTGGACACGCACCCGGAACGCGACCTGATTACCCGCCGTTATCTGCGGTTCGCGGCGCTGGTGCGGCAGGCCGAGGAGGGGTATTCGGAGAGCCAGACGGCTGAACTGACAGAACCTACTCAAAGCGCAGCGCCCCGGCCCCGCCTGCACGACGAACGCTTGCAGTGGGTGGCCGAACAGGTGGCGGCCAGTGGGGCAAGCAGCGTGCTCGATCTCGGCTGCGGCGAAGGCAAATTGCTGCGCCTGCTGCTGGAGAAGGCCCAATTTCGGCACCTGCTGGGCATGGACGTCAGCGCCCGCGCTCTGGACATTGCCGCCCGCCGCCTGAATCTGCGCGAACGCCCGGAACTGGCTGCCCGCGTGACCTTGCTACACGGCAGCCTCTCTTACCCAGACTCGCGCCTGAAGGGGTTTGACGCGGCCACACTGGTGGAAGTGATAGAGCATTTGGAGCCGCACCAGATCGGCCCGCTGACCCGGCATGTGTTCGGGGACGCCCGCCCCAGCACGGTGATCGTGACCACGCCCAACCGCGAGTACAACGCAGTGTTTGAGGATGGGGGTGAGGGCATGCGCCACGCCGACCACCGCTTCGAATGGACGCGGGCCGAGTTCGAGGCTTGGGCGGCGGCGGCAGCCGGAGCGCACGGCTACACGCTGACGCTGCACGGCCTAGGCGACACGCACCCCGACTACGGCCCGCTTACGCAGGCGGCAGTCTTCGTGCGCCAAAACGGTTAA
- a CDS encoding phytoene desaturase family protein — translation MPDFDVIVMGAGHNALVTAAYAAKAGLRVGVFERRHIVGGAVSTEELVPGYQFDYGGSAHILIRMTPVVRELELTRHGLHYLEVDPMFHASDGETPWFIHRDPERTARELDNLFPGQGEAYRHFLDEWTPFARSVADLFNSAPGPLDMGKMMVSSGKGRDWQAQLSRILRPYGDVAAEYFTEERVRAPLVWMAAQSGPPPTDPLSAPFLLWHPLYHEGGVARPKGGSGGLTKALRRAIEAEGGQVFVNAPVKRIVVKGGKAQGIELENGDMYTANAVVSGTHVLTTAAALPDEHVPAAARQVRVGNGFGMVLRLALSEKVKYRNHTEPDSRVGLGLLIKNQQQLMKGYGEYLAGEPTTDPPLIAMSFSAVDDSLAPPGGEALWLWAQYYPYQLSSGSWETRTAEARENILNAFEHYAPGTRDTIVGELVQTPQWLETNLGLHRGNVMHLEMSFDQMFSFRPWMQASQYRWPGVKGLYLTGASTHPGGGIMGASGRNAARIVVKDLTQRKWQNLGARLASK, via the coding sequence ATGCCTGACTTTGACGTGATCGTAATGGGAGCCGGACACAACGCGCTGGTGACGGCGGCGTATGCGGCCAAGGCGGGCCTGCGGGTAGGCGTGTTCGAGCGGCGGCATATCGTGGGCGGGGCCGTGAGTACCGAGGAACTGGTGCCCGGTTATCAGTTCGACTACGGCGGCAGCGCCCACATCCTGATCCGCATGACGCCTGTGGTGCGCGAGCTGGAACTGACCCGGCACGGCCTGCACTATCTGGAAGTCGACCCGATGTTTCACGCCTCGGACGGAGAAACGCCGTGGTTTATTCACCGTGACCCGGAGCGTACAGCGCGGGAACTGGACAACCTGTTTCCGGGGCAGGGCGAGGCGTACAGACACTTTCTGGACGAATGGACGCCGTTTGCCCGCTCCGTAGCCGACTTGTTCAACTCTGCGCCGGGGCCGCTGGACATGGGCAAGATGATGGTCAGCAGCGGCAAAGGGCGCGACTGGCAAGCGCAACTCTCGCGCATCTTGCGGCCTTACGGCGATGTGGCCGCCGAATACTTTACGGAGGAGCGGGTGCGTGCGCCGCTGGTGTGGATGGCCGCGCAGAGTGGCCCGCCGCCGACCGACCCCCTCAGTGCGCCGTTTTTGCTGTGGCACCCGCTGTACCACGAGGGCGGCGTGGCCCGGCCCAAAGGCGGCAGCGGCGGCCTGACCAAAGCCCTGCGGCGGGCCATAGAAGCCGAGGGCGGCCAAGTCTTCGTGAACGCCCCGGTAAAACGGATCGTGGTGAAGGGCGGCAAAGCGCAGGGAATAGAGCTGGAAAACGGCGATATGTACACGGCCAACGCGGTGGTGTCGGGCACGCACGTTCTGACCACCGCCGCCGCCCTGCCCGACGAACACGTTCCCGCAGCGGCCCGGCAAGTGCGCGTGGGCAACGGCTTCGGCATGGTGCTGCGCCTCGCCCTCAGCGAAAAGGTGAAATACCGCAACCACACCGAACCCGACAGCCGCGTGGGGCTGGGCCTGCTCATCAAAAATCAGCAGCAACTGATGAAGGGCTACGGCGAATATCTGGCCGGAGAGCCCACCACCGACCCGCCGCTGATCGCCATGAGTTTTAGCGCCGTGGACGACAGTTTGGCCCCTCCGGGCGGCGAAGCCCTGTGGCTGTGGGCGCAGTATTACCCCTATCAACTGTCTAGTGGCAGTTGGGAAACGCGCACCGCCGAGGCCCGCGAGAACATCTTGAACGCCTTCGAGCATTACGCGCCCGGCACCCGCGACACCATCGTGGGCGAGTTGGTACAGACCCCGCAGTGGCTGGAGACCAATTTGGGCCTGCACCGGGGCAACGTGATGCACTTGGAGATGAGCTTTGACCAGATGTTCTCGTTCAGGCCGTGGATGCAGGCCAGCCAGTACCGCTGGCCGGGCGTGAAGGGGCTGTATCTGACCGGGGCCAGCACCCATCCGGGCGGCGGCATCATGGGCGCGTCGGGGCGCAATGCCGCCCGCATCGTGGTGAAGGATCTGACGCAGCGCAAATGGCAGAATCTGGGAGCGAGGTTGGCCTCCAAATGA
- a CDS encoding carotenoid biosynthesis protein: MTPLLRRGLLAFAALGVAFAGALAVMAGLVGGWAGIAVGVPLAGVLALAGDQVGPAFAPTLRTRAAELAAQTRPWMAFLALYVLLKVPVPLWPEGFSLLGLLSTGALFVSAFLYVQEKENAAKAVAMAAMAFAVGLGIEVLGSRTGFPFGVYSYATAPAPTVLTVPLIVPLGWFAFTLAGLLLAGGRAWLAGVLLALWDVGLEPLMTAQRYWLWNDPAPVWAGAPIQNFVGWWAVGTAIAWTFMRIAPNMFRRQERKPTFALAYPIEAFFLPGGLVLVGRYVEAGVTLVAMLLGLGLARLLRQERGQAAGGQRA; encoded by the coding sequence ATGACGCCGCTGCTTCGGCGCGGGCTGCTGGCTTTCGCGGCGCTGGGTGTGGCTTTTGCCGGGGCCTTGGCGGTCATGGCTGGACTCGTGGGCGGCTGGGCTGGCATTGCGGTAGGCGTGCCGCTGGCGGGCGTGCTGGCACTGGCGGGCGATCAGGTGGGGCCAGCGTTTGCACCCACACTGCGAACCCGCGCCGCTGAACTGGCCGCCCAGACTCGCCCGTGGATGGCCTTCCTCGCCCTCTACGTGCTGCTGAAAGTGCCCGTTCCGCTGTGGCCCGAAGGCTTTTCGTTGCTGGGCCTGCTGAGTACCGGGGCGCTGTTTGTCTCTGCCTTCCTGTACGTGCAGGAGAAGGAAAACGCGGCCAAAGCGGTGGCGATGGCGGCAATGGCCTTCGCGGTAGGCCTCGGCATAGAGGTGTTGGGCAGCCGCACCGGGTTTCCGTTCGGGGTGTATTCGTATGCCACCGCGCCCGCGCCCACAGTGCTGACCGTGCCGCTGATCGTGCCGCTGGGCTGGTTCGCCTTTACGCTGGCGGGGCTGCTGCTGGCCGGGGGGCGGGCGTGGCTGGCGGGCGTGCTGCTGGCCCTCTGGGACGTAGGATTAGAGCCGCTGATGACCGCCCAGCGCTACTGGCTCTGGAACGATCCCGCGCCCGTGTGGGCTGGTGCGCCGATTCAGAATTTCGTGGGCTGGTGGGCGGTAGGCACGGCCATTGCTTGGACATTTATGCGGATTGCGCCGAACATGTTCCGGCGGCAGGAACGCAAGCCTACGTTTGCCCTCGCCTACCCCATCGAAGCCTTCTTTTTGCCGGGGGGCTTGGTGCTGGTGGGCAGATATGTAGAGGCGGGCGTGACGTTGGTGGCGATGTTGCTGGGGCTGGGTTTGGCGCGGCTGCTGCGGCAGGAGCGCGGGCAGGCGGCGGGCGGCCAGCGTGCCTGA
- a CDS encoding phytoene desaturase family protein: protein MTPKHVIVIGSGFAGLAAALRLAGAGVRVTVLDSLDRPGGKAALGYPEFSSGPTVVTMPHLFRALHERVDLPLPGLTAARPTTIYHYEGGAVKGRTFAPEAVRVAGLDSTLEQLSKREAHSYKRLLNASRQMYRDAAPTFIFGPPPGQLSLGRYALTRGGRAAPWAKLSQYVRSGPLLTPFWLRFATYLGADPYRAPAVLHNIAWVELGYGVWHLEGGLGKLAETLRGKAEALGVQFEYGTTVTHLIKHGGRVLGAHTNRGAVAADGWISAADRALTRHWLGLGAETTPRGVSGFALQLRLKTDAGQSHHVFFPERYAREWADIRAGRLPTDPTLYLHTDGKQAFLLVNAPPRPDVAAEPHAYGAFLLQQLGRRFPAHLPPLEVDEWLPLSPADYARTAVGGALYGRAPHGLMGSLRPGWTLPQARNLRQVGGTVHPGGGVPLSVLSGWNGAGDLLGLPYDDLGGKAALDED from the coding sequence ATGACGCCCAAACACGTCATCGTCATCGGTTCCGGCTTCGCGGGCCTCGCTGCTGCCCTGCGCTTGGCGGGGGCAGGCGTGCGCGTGACCGTGCTGGACAGCCTAGACCGCCCCGGTGGCAAGGCGGCGCTGGGCTATCCGGAGTTTTCCAGCGGGCCAACGGTGGTGACTATGCCGCACCTGTTCCGGGCGCTGCACGAGCGGGTAGATTTGCCTTTGCCAGGGCTGACGGCGGCGCGGCCCACCACCATCTATCACTACGAGGGCGGAGCCGTAAAAGGCCGCACCTTCGCCCCCGAAGCCGTGCGTGTGGCGGGCCTCGATTCCACGCTGGAGCAACTGAGCAAGCGCGAGGCCCACAGCTACAAGCGCCTGCTGAACGCGTCCCGGCAGATGTACCGGGACGCCGCGCCCACCTTCATTTTTGGGCCGCCTCCGGGCCAACTGTCGCTGGGCCGCTACGCCCTGACCCGTGGAGGGCGGGCCGCACCCTGGGCGAAGCTGTCGCAGTACGTGAGGAGTGGGCCACTGCTGACGCCGTTCTGGTTGCGTTTTGCCACGTATCTGGGGGCCGATCCGTACCGCGCTCCTGCCGTGCTGCACAACATCGCTTGGGTAGAGTTGGGGTACGGCGTGTGGCATCTGGAAGGCGGGCTGGGCAAGCTGGCCGAAACGTTGCGCGGCAAAGCAGAGGCGCTGGGCGTGCAGTTCGAGTACGGCACCACCGTGACGCACCTGATCAAGCACGGTGGGCGGGTGCTGGGCGCACACACCAACCGGGGCGCGGTGGCCGCCGACGGCTGGATCAGCGCCGCAGACCGCGCCCTCACGCGGCACTGGCTGGGGCTGGGGGCCGAAACCACCCCGCGCGGCGTCAGCGGATTTGCCCTGCAACTGCGCCTGAAAACGGACGCGGGCCAGTCTCATCACGTCTTTTTTCCCGAACGCTACGCCCGCGAGTGGGCCGATATCCGCGCCGGACGGTTGCCCACCGACCCCACGTTGTACCTTCACACCGATGGGAAGCAGGCCTTCTTGCTGGTGAATGCCCCGCCCCGACCCGACGTGGCCGCTGAACCACACGCTTACGGCGCGTTCCTGCTGCAACAGCTTGGGCGGCGTTTTCCGGCCCACTTGCCCCCGCTAGAGGTGGACGAATGGCTGCCCCTCTCCCCTGCCGATTACGCCCGAACTGCGGTGGGCGGCGCACTCTATGGCCGCGCCCCACACGGCCTGATGGGCAGCCTCCGGCCCGGCTGGACATTGCCGCAGGCCCGCAATCTGCGGCAAGTGGGCGGCACGGTGCATCCCGGCGGCGGCGTGCCGTTATCGGTTCTCAGCGGCTGGAACGGCGCGGGCGACCTGTTGGGCCTGCCTTACGACGACCTCGGCGGAAAGGCGGCGCTGGATGAGGACTGA
- a CDS encoding MFS transporter: MLWTRPLTVWRLLALLLASELVRTGFVVSVLPVAGPSLGFSTALIGLMVGAHYLADALAKGPLGLVTERWGLGRLLTLGAVLGLAVVVGTRLAPSPVWLVVGGAAWGVAYAALWPGVMGASQAFARPKRTARALSVSNLVATPAILAGILLVGPLMQTRPDTAWAVLLGVQVTALVLALTLWRLHLPKQEGAETARNPWAGWSRVAVLLPAAFAQTLAPGLVITLIYPLLARLQLPLPALLLPGILFGVTLGLSLWLAGRLADRSHPRRALAPGLLLLALAFALAALPGLPQRLPLVALILGVGYGAFIAGWNGLVARTLPTGHRAAAWGTVMATESLGNAIGPLLGGAAWQLAGPAGVFGLGAAVFVLTEVYYLWPGRKLGAKPVSG; the protein is encoded by the coding sequence ATGCTCTGGACGCGCCCCCTGACTGTGTGGAGACTTTTGGCTCTGCTGCTGGCGTCCGAACTGGTTCGCACGGGTTTCGTGGTGTCGGTGCTGCCTGTGGCTGGCCCCAGCCTCGGCTTTTCTACGGCGCTGATCGGGCTGATGGTCGGCGCACACTATCTGGCCGACGCCCTCGCCAAAGGCCCGTTGGGACTGGTCACCGAGCGCTGGGGGCTGGGCCGACTGCTGACATTGGGCGCGGTGCTGGGCTTGGCCGTCGTGGTGGGCACGCGCCTTGCCCCTTCTCCGGTGTGGCTGGTGGTGGGCGGCGCGGCGTGGGGCGTGGCCTATGCCGCACTTTGGCCGGGCGTGATGGGCGCGTCTCAGGCATTTGCGCGGCCAAAACGCACGGCGCGGGCGTTGTCGGTCAGCAATCTGGTGGCGACTCCGGCTATTTTGGCGGGCATCTTGTTGGTCGGGCCGCTGATGCAAACCCGCCCTGACACGGCGTGGGCGGTGCTGCTGGGCGTTCAGGTGACCGCACTGGTGTTGGCCCTCACGCTTTGGCGGCTGCATTTGCCCAAGCAAGAAGGAGCAGAAACGGCGCGGAACCCTTGGGCGGGCTGGTCTCGTGTGGCGGTGCTGCTGCCTGCCGCTTTTGCTCAAACCCTCGCACCGGGGCTGGTCATCACGCTGATTTATCCGCTGCTGGCGCGACTCCAGTTGCCCCTCCCGGCCCTTCTTCTGCCCGGCATTCTGTTCGGCGTGACCCTCGGCCTGAGCCTGTGGCTGGCTGGCCGCCTCGCAGACCGCAGCCATCCCCGCCGCGCCCTCGCCCCCGGATTGTTGCTGCTGGCACTGGCTTTTGCCTTGGCCGCCCTGCCCGGTCTGCCGCAGCGGTTGCCCTTGGTGGCCCTGATTCTGGGCGTGGGCTACGGCGCATTCATAGCGGGCTGGAATGGGCTGGTGGCCCGCACCCTGCCCACCGGACACCGCGCCGCCGCGTGGGGAACCGTCATGGCGACAGAAAGTCTGGGCAACGCCATCGGCCCCCTTCTGGGCGGCGCGGCGTGGCAACTCGCAGGCCCCGCCGGAGTGTTTGGCCTCGGTGCAGCAGTCTTCGTGCTGACTGAGGTGTATTACCTGTGGCCGGGGCGCAAGTTGGGGGCCAAACCCGTGAGTGGGTAG